In the genome of Pirellulales bacterium, the window CGGGCCTGATTCTGGTTGCGCGGCAGAGTGACATATTCGTTCGTCACGCGATGATCTCGCAAGTCGATTGATCGCCTCCCGAGGAATTATCGAGAGTGTCGGTCTGCCGAACAAGTGGCCGGTGAACGGGCAATTTGGGCAAGAAAAACGGGGATAGCATGGCCTCAATGAAGCGTTTTGGCAAAGCCTGCCGATTGTATGAATTATCCGACATCGACCGCTTCACTCAGGTTCTCGTCCTGCAAAGGCCCTGTCATGCGTGTGCTTCAAGGAAAGAGAGCACTTATAACCGGGACCGCGTCGGGAATTGGCCGCGCGATCGCGCTCGCGCTGGCCGCCGAACGCTGCCACGTCTATCTGCTCGATATCGACGACGCCGGCGCTGCGGAAACCGCCGCGCTGGCGCGGCGGAATGGTGTGGAAGCGATCTCCGCGCGTTGCGACCTCACCGTTCCCGCCCAAATCTCGACCAGCATTCAAAAGCTGCTCGAGCGCTGGCCGGCGATCGACATCCTGGTTAACAGCGCCGGAGTGGCCTACTACGGCCCGACGGAGAATATGACCGCCGCGCAGTGGGATTGGCTGCTGAAAATCAACCTGCTGGCGCCGATCCAATTCACGCGCGAATTGCTGCCGACCCTGCTCGCCCAGCCGGAGGGACACATCCTGAATGTGTGCAGCATCGCCGGATTGGTGGCTGGCGGGCGGGCGGCCGCATATCAAGTGAGCAAGTTCGGACTGGTCGGGTTTACCGAGGCCCTGCGATCGGAATATGTGCGCCGCGGCGTTGGTTTGACGGCGCTCTGCCCTGGGCCGGTCCAGACGAATCTATATCGCTCGGCAATCAGCGGGCGACCGGGTAGGCCAGTCCCCGAGCCGCCGGCTTGGGCGTGCGCGACGCCTGAGCAGGTCGCCCGCAAAGCGATCCGTGGCATTCGGAAAAACAGCTCGGTCGTGCTCGTGACTCCCATGGCTTACGCTCTGTCGTACATCAAGCGGCTGTCGCCCGGACTGCTCGATTGGCTCAATTGCCTGGGGCGCAAAAAGCGATCGCCAGCCGTCGCGACGTCGCCCGGTCTTCGCCTGGCCGATCTTCCGACGCCAAGCGTCGCTATGGCGACGATCATTCGGGCCAACAGGTTTTCGAATCGCCCGATGGCGGCCAAAACGATCGCCGCCGAGCGACTGCATTTCGACAGCGGCGGAGTGCATTGCGAGGCGCTCCTGATGCGGCCAGCGCGCCGAGAGGAGCCGCTGCCCTTGGTCATCATGGCACACGGCTTCGCGGCCGATAAAAGCTTCGGGCTTGCTCCCTATGCCGAGCAGTTTGTCCGTCGCGGCATGGCGGTGATGCTATTCGACTATCGCCATTTTGGCGGCAGTGGCGGAGTGCCGCGGAACCTGGTCAGCCATTGGCGGCAGCGCGAGGACTGGCAGGCCGCGCTCGATTTCGCGGGCCGACTTCCAGGGATCGACCCCGCGCGAATCGCGCTCTGGGGGACATCCTTTAGCGGCGGGCACGTGCTGGAGTGCGCCTCTCGCAATCCGAATGTAGCGGCGATCGTCGCGCAGGTGCCAATGCTCGACGTACCCGGCTCGCTCCGCGGATACTCGCTGCGATATCTGCGGCAAGCGGCGTGGCACGGCCTGCGCGATCTCGCCAGGGCCGCGACCTTTCGCTCACCGCATCGAGTGCCCGTGATCGGCTCGGCGTCGGCCTTTGCCATCATGAACAAACCGGGCTGTGAGAGCGGATACCGCCGATTAATTTCTGACGAAATTGCTTGGGCAAACTCCTGCCCGGCGCGGGTCTTGCTGACGTCGCTATTGAATCGGCCGATCAAGCGCGCGGCCCGCGTCCAATGTCCGGCGCTGTTCGTCGTCGCCGAGCAAGACCAACTCGCCCCTGCTCGGACGGTGCGGAAAGCCGCGGCGCGAATGGCAGGTGCGACGGTCGTTTCGTTGCCCGGCGATCATTTCGCGCCCTATTTCGATGAAACCTTCGAGGAAGCCGTCCGCGTCGAAGCCGACTTTCTGGAGCGCTGCCTCATCAATGCCGTTAGGCTCCCCATCTCGGAGCGCCGCCCGGCGACGAGCCCGGCACGCAAGCAGCGCCTCTCGCCCCAACTCCGGGCCGCATGATTCGAAGCAACTAACCATTGGCAAGGATTGCACCGTGGCACTTTGGCAGAATGTCCGACTGAACAGCGGGTTGGCCGACGATCCGGCTTGGCGGCGCTTCGTTATTCGCTGGAGCTTGGTCAGCCTGCTGTTGATCGGGCTGGCGGCATACAACAGCTACGGCTTCTATCAGTTCGACGAGCACTACCAGGTTATCGAACTCGTCGGCTACAAGCTCGGCAAGACGCCCCAAACTGAACTGACTTGGGAATTCCACGACCAAATCCGCCCCTGGCTGCAGCCGGCAATTTATTACGCGGAGGCCAAGGCGTTGATCGGATTGGGTGTCGAGAACCCATTTACGCTGGCGACAGCCTTTCGGGCGATCAGCGGACTGATCGGCTGGTTGGCCGTTACATCGCTCATGCTGACGGCCAATGTCCTGTTCGGCGCCGGCCGAGGTCGGCGGCTGGCGGTAATGCTCTTGGCGATGTTATGGCTGATCCCCTATCTGGCCGTGCGCACATCTTCCGAATCACTGTCCAGCGATTTCTTTACGTTCGGTGTCGCCGCGCTGTTGCTAGGTTCGACGGTCCGCGAGCGGCAAACGGCAACAGATCGAAACCGGAGAAGTTTCTCGCCCGGAGCCGCATTAATCGCCGGCCTCTGTTTCGGGCTGGCGTTCGAATTTCGCTTCCAGATGGCGTTCGCGGTGCTGGGGGTGCTCGGCTGGGTGATCTATTCCGCCGCGGAATGCGGAAGAAAGCGACTCGGGATGATCGCGTTGATTTGCGGCGGCGGGGCGCTGATGGTCCTCTTGGGCACGTGCCTCGACCGTTGGGGCTATGGCCGCTGGACGATCGTTCCGTGGAATTATTTCTATGACGATATCGTGGTCGGCCACCCGAGCCGCGATGGCACCGCGCCCGTTTGGTGGTACTTCCTGATCATGAATTTCAATCCACTGGCGCCGATCACGTTATTGTGGACGGCGGCCA includes:
- a CDS encoding SDR family NAD(P)-dependent oxidoreductase, whose protein sequence is MRVLQGKRALITGTASGIGRAIALALAAERCHVYLLDIDDAGAAETAALARRNGVEAISARCDLTVPAQISTSIQKLLERWPAIDILVNSAGVAYYGPTENMTAAQWDWLLKINLLAPIQFTRELLPTLLAQPEGHILNVCSIAGLVAGGRAAAYQVSKFGLVGFTEALRSEYVRRGVGLTALCPGPVQTNLYRSAISGRPGRPVPEPPAWACATPEQVARKAIRGIRKNSSVVLVTPMAYALSYIKRLSPGLLDWLNCLGRKKRSPAVATSPGLRLADLPTPSVAMATIIRANRFSNRPMAAKTIAAERLHFDSGGVHCEALLMRPARREEPLPLVIMAHGFAADKSFGLAPYAEQFVRRGMAVMLFDYRHFGGSGGVPRNLVSHWRQREDWQAALDFAGRLPGIDPARIALWGTSFSGGHVLECASRNPNVAAIVAQVPMLDVPGSLRGYSLRYLRQAAWHGLRDLARAATFRSPHRVPVIGSASAFAIMNKPGCESGYRRLISDEIAWANSCPARVLLTSLLNRPIKRAARVQCPALFVVAEQDQLAPARTVRKAAARMAGATVVSLPGDHFAPYFDETFEEAVRVEADFLERCLINAVRLPISERRPATSPARKQRLSPQLRAA